From Brevibacillus marinus, a single genomic window includes:
- a CDS encoding CpaF family protein, which produces MTFDRKSLLGLHPPVRAAVSDIRRSAGEETRAQQKAASLLQGEPGANDTAAWRLSDEQIAAIKMEIVQKHGRRLWEEKQNQAYVEEVAGEIRLLLEMRTTLTSQQLETEGKRLLHELIGWGPLDGLLEDPDISEILIHRYDHIVVERKSTGRIERLQQRLFRDEEQLLRLMEHIAATLGREFNETKVEMHTQLPDGSRITAVHRAISPDGHMLTIRKHRQLLSEAEYLQLGSLCEPMLQFLKWSVGLARASGIVSGGTGSGKTHLLNLLSHFIPHHLSVITIEDVLEMKFQHPFVRRFLAKPANYEGKGGFTIRDCVRLSLRKRPDVIIVGETRGGEIVDILWAMNTDHPGSWSTAHANSPRALVDSTLPILFAKADEKYNSEERNLMIGSALDLIVQVKRFEEDGSRKVVAITEVLGTGGAHDEQIRRAVHVKQIVPNRVYLQDIYVFQPTGLIGGRVVGEYKWTGYKPERLIRKWLAKGVSREEIDKLFFTTPIRV; this is translated from the coding sequence ATGACGTTTGACCGCAAAAGCCTGCTGGGTCTGCATCCACCAGTCCGCGCCGCCGTTTCCGACATCCGCCGCTCGGCGGGAGAGGAAACGCGGGCACAGCAAAAAGCAGCCTCCCTGCTGCAGGGGGAGCCAGGGGCGAACGACACGGCGGCGTGGCGTTTGTCCGACGAGCAAATCGCCGCGATCAAGATGGAAATTGTGCAGAAGCATGGCCGCAGGCTGTGGGAGGAGAAGCAGAATCAGGCATACGTAGAGGAAGTGGCGGGGGAGATCCGACTGCTGCTGGAGATGAGAACGACGCTGACCAGTCAGCAGCTGGAAACAGAGGGGAAGCGCCTGCTGCACGAACTGATCGGGTGGGGACCGCTGGACGGGCTGTTGGAAGATCCGGATATTTCCGAAATCTTGATCCATCGTTATGATCACATCGTGGTGGAGCGCAAGAGCACCGGGCGCATTGAGCGGCTGCAGCAGCGGTTGTTTCGCGATGAAGAACAACTGCTGCGGTTAATGGAACACATCGCCGCCACGCTGGGGAGAGAGTTTAATGAAACAAAAGTGGAAATGCACACCCAGCTTCCGGACGGATCGCGGATTACCGCCGTTCATCGGGCGATTTCCCCGGACGGGCACATGCTGACCATCCGCAAGCATCGCCAGCTGCTGTCGGAAGCGGAGTACCTGCAGCTGGGTTCGCTCTGCGAGCCGATGCTGCAGTTTTTAAAATGGTCAGTCGGCCTGGCTCGCGCCTCGGGCATCGTGAGCGGTGGCACCGGATCGGGCAAAACCCACCTGCTCAATCTCCTGTCCCACTTCATTCCCCATCACTTGAGTGTGATTACCATTGAAGACGTTTTGGAAATGAAGTTTCAGCACCCGTTTGTGCGCCGATTTCTGGCCAAACCCGCCAATTACGAGGGCAAAGGCGGCTTTACGATTCGCGACTGCGTTCGTCTGTCGCTGCGAAAGCGGCCGGATGTGATTATCGTGGGAGAGACGCGCGGCGGCGAGATCGTCGACATTTTGTGGGCGATGAACACCGACCATCCGGGAAGCTGGAGCACGGCTCATGCCAATTCACCCCGTGCCTTGGTTGATTCAACGCTGCCGATCTTGTTTGCGAAGGCGGATGAAAAGTACAACAGTGAAGAACGCAACCTGATGATCGGTTCTGCGCTTGACCTGATCGTGCAGGTAAAGCGCTTTGAGGAGGACGGGAGCCGGAAAGTGGTGGCGATTACGGAGGTGCTGGGCACGGGCGGTGCACACGATGAGCAGATCCGCCGCGCCGTGCATGTGAAGCAGATCGTTCCCAACCGCGTGTATCTTCAGGATATCTACGTCTTTCAACCGACAGGCCTGATTGGCGGCAGAGTTGTGGGCGAGTACAAATGGACGGGCTACAAACCGGAGCGGTTGATTCGCAAGTGGCTTGCCAAGGGGGTGAGCCGTGAGGAAATCGACAAGCTCTTCTTTACGACTCCCATCCGGGTGTGA
- a CDS encoding type II secretion system F family protein, which produces MVGAISLVIGLSAALAIVPCRFLLRQTKEPHRVAAALLGQRKSPADRLARWLDKRQAGVSANQYLAACSLFGVLSYALSYLILNSWWLSLPAVLTGILVCERLLAFRQAKRIERFEAGNIRALRIMASSLRTSPSYVRAFQLVASHPYVPLDVRGEYARIVEMIRAQVPLELAFREAQERTGSPDLGQLATIILVQRECGGDMAKTLDLAAASILRRKQLQRRQRVALSQLLAQVNLLSIMPFLFVVALYVNNPAHFAPLTATTGGRLAVLGCFVAILLGGELIRYLALRPFRQKGGW; this is translated from the coding sequence ATGGTCGGAGCAATCTCGCTGGTTATCGGTCTATCTGCTGCTCTAGCGATTGTCCCGTGCCGCTTTTTGCTGCGGCAAACGAAAGAACCGCATCGTGTCGCCGCGGCACTGCTGGGACAGCGAAAAAGCCCGGCGGATCGATTGGCCCGCTGGTTGGACAAGCGGCAAGCCGGCGTGTCCGCGAATCAGTATCTGGCTGCCTGTTCGCTCTTTGGCGTACTCAGCTATGCTCTGTCGTATCTGATCCTCAACTCGTGGTGGTTAAGCCTGCCAGCCGTTTTAACCGGAATCCTGGTATGCGAGCGGCTGCTTGCATTCAGACAGGCGAAGCGGATCGAACGTTTTGAAGCGGGGAACATCCGGGCACTTCGCATCATGGCCAGTTCGCTGCGTACCTCTCCTTCTTATGTGCGGGCTTTTCAGCTGGTCGCTTCCCATCCGTATGTCCCGCTTGATGTTCGCGGCGAGTACGCGCGAATCGTGGAGATGATCCGTGCTCAGGTGCCGCTGGAGCTGGCATTTCGCGAGGCACAGGAACGCACCGGTTCGCCTGATCTCGGCCAACTTGCGACGATTATCCTCGTGCAGCGGGAGTGTGGCGGAGATATGGCGAAAACGCTCGATTTGGCGGCGGCTTCCATTTTGCGCAGAAAGCAGCTGCAGCGCCGACAGCGCGTCGCCCTGTCGCAGCTGTTGGCTCAGGTGAACCTGCTTAGTATCATGCCGTTTCTCTTTGTGGTCGCCCTCTATGTGAACAATCCTGCCCACTTTGCTCCGCTCACCGCAACAACAGGCGGCAGGCTGGCGGTGCTGGGCTGTTTTGTGGCCATCTTGCTGGGTGGAGAACTGATTCGTTATTTGGCGCTTCGGCCGTTTCGCCAAAAGGGGGGATGGTGA
- a CDS encoding type II secretion system F family protein, translating to MLPSLLLGCSLLLWFAPYYLTQLPRYARLFERAEPEQSQSYRRLFQDAPKRSWPWLTRLRQDRRLREKLSRLVGLDLERTTAALLRLRLAVHVEDILLARLAGAVILAGLLLYTAALYLSRTTLSTVNVLPLVCALGLFMAPTWLLDWLDSRAKQQIRAQLPAFFSIVQALVEAGMPISVAVMATAKRFAGRLGRELAALELSEKQHGNWREALEDLALRWEVDSLIAVAADINEALTKGTSIAERLARHIEEQLLQQEDEAAEQVNRLTVRLLPLLIVCMGVPLLFLVIGPSLIGIRQQL from the coding sequence ATGCTTCCGAGCCTGCTGCTCGGGTGCAGTCTGCTGTTATGGTTTGCTCCGTACTACCTGACACAGCTGCCCCGTTACGCGCGGTTGTTTGAGCGTGCCGAGCCGGAACAAAGCCAATCGTATAGGCGATTGTTCCAGGATGCTCCGAAACGCAGCTGGCCGTGGCTGACCCGGCTGAGGCAGGATCGACGCCTGCGCGAAAAGCTCTCCCGGTTGGTTGGATTGGATCTGGAGCGAACGACCGCCGCGCTATTGCGGCTGCGGCTGGCCGTTCATGTGGAAGACATTCTGCTTGCCCGGCTGGCAGGAGCCGTCATCCTGGCGGGACTGCTGCTGTACACGGCAGCCCTCTATCTGTCGCGGACAACCCTCTCTACCGTGAACGTGCTGCCGCTGGTCTGTGCTTTGGGGCTGTTTATGGCCCCCACTTGGCTGTTGGATTGGCTGGACAGCCGGGCCAAGCAGCAAATCCGCGCTCAGCTTCCCGCTTTTTTCAGCATCGTCCAGGCGCTGGTGGAAGCCGGGATGCCGATCTCGGTGGCTGTGATGGCGACAGCGAAGCGATTTGCTGGCAGGCTGGGGCGGGAACTGGCGGCATTGGAACTGTCCGAAAAACAGCACGGCAACTGGCGCGAGGCACTGGAAGATTTGGCGCTTCGTTGGGAGGTGGACAGTCTGATCGCGGTTGCCGCCGATATCAACGAAGCGTTAACAAAAGGGACGAGCATTGCCGAACGGCTCGCCCGGCATATCGAGGAGCAGCTGCTGCAGCAGGAAGACGAAGCGGCGGAGCAGGTTAACCGCCTGACCGTTCGACTGCTGCCGCTGCTGATTGTGTGCATGGGAGTCCCGCTGCTGTTCCTGGTCATCGGGCCGTCGCTGATCGGGATTCGCCAGCAGCTGTAG
- a CDS encoding pilus assembly protein → MEQAVAYMRRFYHEEDAVTIVEMVIIVAVILILLIPTLAELGEAQDERLKELKEKISK, encoded by the coding sequence ATGGAACAGGCTGTCGCGTACATGCGCCGTTTCTACCATGAGGAAGACGCGGTGACGATCGTGGAGATGGTGATTATCGTCGCAGTCATCCTGATCCTGTTGATTCCCACTCTGGCTGAGCTTGGGGAGGCGCAGGATGAAAGACTGAAAGAACTGAAAGAAAAAATCAGCAAGTGA
- a CDS encoding A24 family peptidase gives MTLSAVYLFVFLLVAACWDLCSRKVPNVLLFPSMLFGLLYQIWLGKGWLSAGGICIAFLLSFLPVALRGMGMGDQKLLLVVGAWTSGQAVYTLFLHSLLIALCLLGCRPQCWRVLLANLSRLSAGWLVHRQIWLPNRQQSALALPYAVCLFLAYCIWGREVGG, from the coding sequence GTGACGCTCTCTGCTGTCTACCTGTTCGTTTTCCTGTTGGTTGCGGCCTGCTGGGACCTCTGTTCACGCAAAGTTCCCAATGTTCTGCTTTTTCCTTCCATGCTGTTCGGGTTGCTCTATCAGATTTGGCTGGGGAAGGGTTGGTTGTCTGCTGGCGGAATTTGCATCGCCTTTCTCCTCAGTTTCCTGCCGGTCGCGCTGCGCGGGATGGGCATGGGCGATCAGAAGCTGCTGCTGGTTGTCGGCGCATGGACAAGCGGGCAGGCGGTGTACACGCTGTTTCTGCACTCCCTCCTGATCGCGCTGTGCCTGCTCGGCTGCCGTCCGCAATGTTGGCGGGTCCTGCTGGCCAACTTGTCCAGATTGTCTGCCGGTTGGCTTGTTCACCGCCAGATCTGGCTGCCGAACCGACAGCAATCTGCGTTGGCCCTGCCCTATGCTGTCTGTCTGTTTCTTGCCTACTGTATCTGGGGCCGGGAGGTCGGAGGATGA
- a CDS encoding TadE/TadG family type IV pilus assembly protein, with the protein MKRRQISRLMRSQRGSQLIEFILVMPLLWLLVLFAVDQFALLYNRQKALAAAYEAGRIACLQPNFGLASYHARQRGLAELADTIGVEDREIRLIPEGRWRKGNHVEAVAILTFRLPASGEEQRVVESYYMMIENAEGSGRAEEITD; encoded by the coding sequence ATGAAGCGAAGACAAATCAGCCGCCTGATGCGCTCGCAGCGGGGGAGCCAACTGATTGAATTCATCCTGGTTATGCCACTGCTCTGGTTGTTGGTTCTGTTCGCAGTTGATCAGTTCGCGCTCCTCTACAACCGCCAAAAAGCACTGGCTGCCGCCTATGAAGCAGGGCGGATCGCATGTCTGCAGCCCAACTTCGGCTTGGCCAGCTATCATGCCCGGCAGCGAGGACTAGCCGAGCTGGCGGATACCATCGGCGTGGAAGACAGGGAGATCCGGCTCATCCCGGAGGGCAGGTGGCGCAAAGGGAATCATGTCGAAGCCGTTGCCATCCTTACCTTCAGGCTGCCCGCTTCAGGAGAAGAACAGCGAGTCGTCGAGTCCTACTACATGATGATCGAGAATGCGGAGGGTTCCGGCCGTGCCGAAGAGATCACCGATTGA
- a CDS encoding SAF domain-containing protein yields the protein MKKKTLLLISLVSFLLAIGCLFGAMRYLEDLAEEKLFAPVVKVAEGRVIAPYEPITRSDVVVVQEEVDELMDGAFSSLDEVLGRYSIQTLFADEQIVKQKLASEYLLPGPGKARYEFPLHSILPVTELRKGDHVKVWVRYKPLEQLEQLPPPVNFRINSPAAEMLFVTQLVSVKDSNGAEIYTLMPQLLPDGSAMGDVFFHASENRQGGDERRYWDYRAQPTSMPAFIGFNLTDKQYETLIEAMQYGTIQIGHILPVEGEDAS from the coding sequence ATGAAAAAGAAAACATTGCTACTCATCAGCCTGGTCTCATTTTTACTGGCAATCGGATGTCTGTTTGGCGCGATGAGGTATTTGGAGGATTTGGCGGAGGAAAAGCTGTTTGCGCCGGTTGTCAAAGTTGCGGAAGGGAGAGTGATTGCTCCTTACGAACCGATAACCCGCAGCGATGTGGTGGTTGTCCAGGAAGAAGTGGACGAGCTGATGGACGGCGCGTTTTCCAGCCTGGATGAGGTGCTGGGAAGGTACAGCATACAGACGCTGTTCGCCGATGAGCAAATCGTCAAACAAAAGCTGGCCAGCGAATATCTGCTGCCCGGTCCGGGTAAGGCGAGATACGAGTTTCCGCTCCATTCCATCCTGCCGGTGACAGAGCTGCGCAAAGGAGACCATGTCAAGGTATGGGTTCGCTATAAACCGCTGGAGCAGTTGGAACAACTGCCGCCCCCTGTAAATTTCCGGATCAACAGCCCAGCGGCAGAGATGTTGTTCGTGACCCAGCTGGTCAGCGTGAAAGATAGCAATGGCGCGGAGATTTATACGCTTATGCCGCAGCTTCTGCCCGATGGCTCGGCAATGGGGGATGTATTTTTCCATGCCTCCGAGAACAGGCAGGGCGGAGATGAACGCAGGTATTGGGATTACCGGGCACAGCCCACTTCCATGCCGGCGTTTATCGGGTTTAATCTAACCGACAAACAGTACGAGACACTGATCGAAGCGATGCAGTACGGCACGATCCAGATTGGCCACATCCTGCCGGTAGAAGGGGAGGACGCATCTTGA
- a CDS encoding ATPase, T2SS/T4P/T4SS family has protein sequence MIAETKRWEASQLRTVEDIKQAARDYLNHYGKSKEERLEMQRILTLAEHGDKESQRHIILRLQHYFEEMMKRPVVEQILPKVNAYEGITYATYGWGILDVVLQLSPWVEEVRITAGKPVAYLERGVKKFFPYRPSWGEVEILQQKLSNAAGLTFHEKKPRLSGYLEKIKARLTMFTYPYSRMPTIVVRRFTTVNFSLDQLRTQEKPTFDERVQLLLEQQVYGRGNLLVIGPMAAGKTTLMICMLKLKNPLKEYVTIYESEHEMRFADVWPGEVIELQNVEELGIDLASSFKDVYRSTANTVLIGEIREPIEAHHFINAGIRGTDATIAALHERFPHQALNDLTDLVYQYGGRSIALTQERISRAVNFINSLKYRNDGHRFIDAVNTTKWNQEMQRVESLPLVVRNLTTGEYEWTGNKLAGELVEYMCHMGEADLTVLRELGVTDLGRQL, from the coding sequence ATGATCGCGGAAACTAAGCGCTGGGAAGCCAGCCAATTGCGAACGGTTGAAGATATCAAGCAAGCGGCACGAGATTATCTCAATCACTACGGCAAAAGCAAAGAAGAACGTCTGGAGATGCAGCGCATCCTGACGCTGGCCGAACATGGCGACAAGGAGAGCCAAAGGCATATCATCCTGCGGCTGCAGCACTATTTTGAGGAGATGATGAAGCGGCCCGTCGTTGAACAGATCCTGCCCAAAGTAAATGCTTATGAAGGGATTACCTATGCGACGTATGGGTGGGGGATTCTGGACGTCGTGCTGCAGCTGTCGCCGTGGGTGGAGGAAGTGCGGATCACCGCCGGAAAACCCGTCGCCTACCTGGAGCGGGGAGTGAAAAAGTTTTTCCCCTACCGGCCAAGCTGGGGAGAAGTGGAGATTCTGCAGCAAAAGCTCAGCAATGCGGCCGGATTGACCTTTCACGAAAAGAAGCCGCGGCTGAGCGGTTATCTGGAAAAGATCAAAGCGCGCCTGACCATGTTTACCTATCCCTACTCCAGAATGCCGACGATCGTCGTCAGACGCTTCACAACCGTCAACTTTTCGCTCGATCAACTGCGTACACAGGAGAAGCCTACATTTGACGAGAGGGTGCAGCTTCTGCTGGAGCAGCAGGTGTACGGACGGGGAAATCTGCTGGTGATCGGCCCGATGGCGGCGGGCAAGACAACGCTGATGATCTGCATGCTAAAACTAAAAAATCCCCTCAAGGAATACGTGACGATATACGAAAGCGAGCATGAAATGCGGTTTGCCGATGTCTGGCCGGGCGAAGTGATCGAACTGCAAAATGTCGAAGAGCTCGGCATTGACCTGGCCAGTTCGTTTAAAGACGTGTACCGCTCCACGGCCAATACGGTACTGATCGGCGAAATCAGGGAACCCATTGAGGCGCATCACTTTATCAACGCGGGGATACGCGGTACGGACGCGACCATTGCCGCGCTGCACGAGCGATTCCCCCACCAGGCGTTGAACGATTTGACCGACCTTGTTTACCAGTACGGTGGGCGGAGCATCGCGCTGACCCAAGAGAGGATCAGCCGGGCAGTGAACTTCATCAATTCGCTCAAGTACCGCAACGACGGGCACCGCTTCATCGACGCGGTCAACACGACGAAATGGAACCAGGAGATGCAGCGGGTGGAATCGCTCCCACTGGTCGTGCGCAATTTGACAACGGGCGAGTATGAATGGACGGGGAACAAACTGGCGGGCGAATTGGTTGAGTACATGTGCCACATGGGGGAGGCGGACCTTACCGTCTTGCGGGAATTAGGCGTTACCGATCTCGGGAGGCAGCTATGA
- a CDS encoding type II secretion system F family protein, producing the protein MSTLLLIPMGICLVIAFFSAGVLLKQTWLAPGMLYPKTVSVLRSRLLGDKNGRYLYQRCAIWCSVTNSRLSPEGYVLLSLCGSVLGFLTGLLLGNIVVSLSLFVLLLLSPLLILFARYIVRVNKMIRSFAYFVDLFTRHYNSRKNVVLAFRDMVADCPKELQSELILLNNTMADGSGAVKAIKMFAERINHVWAHDFAMYIVSGLEGETADIQSALNRLTNEMFVEQADREERRSEIYGIWISLILVIVISLLLIPYNHTLLKDTYRLYFLTADGQALLSIAFTVWCLSIMLAFIWGRRHG; encoded by the coding sequence ATGAGCACGCTTTTGCTCATTCCGATGGGTATCTGCCTGGTCATCGCCTTCTTTTCGGCAGGCGTTTTGCTGAAACAAACCTGGTTGGCCCCCGGAATGCTGTATCCCAAAACGGTGTCGGTGCTGCGCTCCCGGCTGCTGGGTGACAAAAACGGCAGGTATCTGTATCAGCGCTGCGCCATCTGGTGCAGTGTCACCAACAGCCGGCTCTCTCCGGAAGGATATGTGCTGCTGTCACTGTGCGGTTCCGTGCTCGGGTTTCTGACGGGGTTGCTGCTCGGAAACATCGTGGTTTCGCTGTCCCTGTTCGTCTTGCTGCTGCTCAGCCCGCTGCTCATCCTGTTTGCCCGGTACATCGTCCGCGTCAACAAGATGATCCGTTCATTTGCCTATTTCGTCGATCTGTTCACCCGCCATTACAACAGTCGGAAAAACGTCGTGCTGGCATTTCGCGACATGGTAGCCGATTGTCCGAAAGAGCTTCAGTCTGAGCTCATTTTGCTCAACAACACGATGGCCGATGGGAGCGGCGCGGTGAAAGCGATCAAAATGTTCGCCGAACGCATCAACCATGTTTGGGCACACGATTTCGCCATGTACATCGTCAGCGGTTTGGAAGGGGAGACGGCAGATATCCAAAGCGCGTTAAATCGCCTGACCAACGAGATGTTTGTTGAACAGGCAGATCGCGAAGAAAGGCGGAGCGAAATTTACGGGATCTGGATCAGTTTGATTTTGGTGATCGTTATATCCCTTCTGTTGATTCCGTACAATCACACGTTGTTAAAGGATACGTACCGCCTGTACTTTTTGACGGCGGATGGACAAGCTTTGCTCTCCATCGCGTTTACGGTGTGGTGTTTGTCGATCATGCTGGCGTTTATCTGGGGGAGGAGGCATGGCTGA
- a CDS encoding sigma-70 family RNA polymerase sigma factor has protein sequence MTVRHSSFQSTPRRWRDVEKQLGMIIPRSLKSDTSVLLFLESVAATPMLDKDEELELLLRYQRNGDLDARERLVKAYLRYVVSTALRHLRKGMPFLDLIQEGTIGLFTAIDKFDLSRGVRLYHYSHWWISQAITRAISDKGRLIRIPVHMHEQIRLYQKQVMKLVQELNRYPDRHEIAAALDLPVDKVNTIEYALMMKMESFDEQPTAEMVQPGLDDEPLSYADIVEDGDASLDEWIEKADLRVQVQAALGQLNPRAQEIIAMRYGLYDDQVHTLEEVGKMFGLTRERIRQIEATTIDRLRKQKVSRSLLEYLS, from the coding sequence ATGACCGTGAGGCACTCCTCTTTCCAAAGTACCCCCCGTCGTTGGCGGGACGTGGAGAAGCAGCTGGGGATGATCATACCTCGATCACTCAAGTCTGACACGTCCGTTCTGTTGTTCTTGGAGAGCGTCGCCGCAACACCGATGTTGGACAAAGATGAAGAGCTGGAGTTACTGCTTCGCTATCAGCGGAACGGTGATCTCGATGCACGAGAACGTCTGGTGAAAGCGTACCTGCGGTATGTTGTCAGTACGGCTTTGCGTCACCTGAGAAAAGGAATGCCGTTTCTCGATCTGATTCAGGAAGGGACAATCGGCTTGTTCACGGCGATTGACAAGTTTGACTTGTCTCGCGGCGTTCGGCTGTACCACTATTCGCACTGGTGGATTTCCCAGGCCATCACCCGGGCGATCAGTGACAAAGGGCGTCTGATTCGGATTCCGGTGCACATGCACGAGCAGATTCGCCTGTACCAAAAACAGGTGATGAAGCTGGTGCAAGAGCTGAATCGCTATCCGGATCGGCACGAGATCGCCGCGGCACTCGATTTGCCAGTTGACAAGGTGAATACCATCGAGTATGCGCTGATGATGAAGATGGAATCGTTTGACGAACAGCCGACTGCGGAAATGGTCCAGCCTGGTTTGGACGACGAACCGCTAAGCTACGCGGATATTGTAGAAGATGGAGATGCCTCACTGGATGAATGGATAGAAAAAGCGGATCTGCGGGTACAGGTGCAAGCGGCACTGGGCCAGCTAAATCCCCGGGCGCAGGAGATTATCGCGATGCGCTATGGACTGTACGACGACCAGGTCCATACGCTGGAGGAAGTGGGCAAGATGTTTGGGCTGACCCGGGAGCGGATCCGCCAGATCGAAGCGACCACGATTGATCGTCTGCGCAAGCAGAAAGTATCGCGCTCCTTGTTGGAATACCTGTCGTAG
- the hslO gene encoding Hsp33 family molecular chaperone HslO translates to MNDYLVRATGFGGHVRAFAARTTEVVEEIRRRHDMWNTAAAAMGRTLTATAMMGAMLKGEERLSVKIKGGGPIGQIVAEANAKGEVRAYVSNPHVHFPLNERGKLDVARAVGTDGSLYVVKDLGMREPYQGSAPLVSGEIGEDFTYYFAVSEQTPSAVGVGVLVHPDDRAVLAAGGFIVQVMPGAPEEVVAELEKRIGQLPQVSRMIGEGCTPEQMLERVLDQPRILDRVDITFSCTCSSDKVGEVLYSLGREELASMIDEQGEAEVYCHFCNQRYHFAKEQLQEILGQMEQ, encoded by the coding sequence TTGAACGATTATCTGGTACGCGCAACCGGGTTTGGCGGCCATGTGAGGGCGTTTGCCGCCCGGACGACAGAGGTGGTGGAGGAGATCCGCCGCCGCCACGACATGTGGAATACGGCCGCTGCGGCGATGGGACGAACGCTCACCGCTACCGCGATGATGGGGGCGATGCTCAAAGGGGAGGAGCGGCTGTCCGTCAAAATCAAGGGCGGAGGGCCGATTGGACAAATCGTGGCGGAGGCCAACGCCAAGGGAGAGGTGCGGGCTTACGTCAGCAACCCGCACGTTCATTTTCCGCTGAACGAGCGCGGGAAACTGGACGTGGCCCGTGCCGTCGGGACCGACGGATCGCTGTATGTGGTCAAGGATTTGGGGATGCGCGAACCGTATCAGGGAAGTGCGCCGCTCGTTTCCGGGGAGATCGGCGAGGATTTCACCTATTATTTTGCCGTGTCCGAACAGACTCCATCAGCGGTTGGCGTCGGTGTGCTGGTCCATCCGGACGATCGGGCCGTACTTGCAGCCGGCGGTTTTATCGTACAGGTGATGCCGGGGGCGCCAGAAGAGGTGGTGGCGGAGCTGGAGAAGCGGATCGGCCAACTGCCGCAAGTCTCCCGGATGATCGGCGAAGGGTGTACGCCGGAGCAGATGCTGGAGCGGGTGCTCGATCAACCGAGGATCTTGGACCGGGTGGACATTACCTTTTCCTGCACCTGCTCCAGCGATAAAGTGGGGGAAGTTCTGTACAGCTTGGGCCGTGAGGAACTGGCCAGCATGATCGATGAGCAGGGGGAAGCGGAAGTTTACTGCCACTTTTGCAACCAGCGCTACCACTTTGCCAAAGAGCAGCTGCAAGAGATCCTGGGACAGATGGAGCAGTAG
- the cysK gene encoding cysteine synthase A — protein sequence MRVAQSITELIGSTPLVKLNRVVTADMADIYLKLEFFNPGSSVKDRIALAMIEAAEQEGILKPGDTIIEPTSGNTGIGLAMVAAAKGYRAILVMPETMSIERRNLLRAYGAELVLTPGSEGMKGAIRKAEEIVQENPHYFMPQQFRNPANPKVHRETTGQELLAQAKEIGGIDAFISGVGTGGTITGAGQVLKEAYPHVHIVAVEPAASPVLSGGKPGPHKIQGIGAGFVPEILDTEIYDEIIQVENEEAFETSRLVARQEGVLGGISSGAAIFAALKVAKRLGPGKKVVAVIPSNGERYLSTPLYQYEE from the coding sequence ATGCGAGTAGCTCAATCAATCACTGAACTGATTGGCAGCACACCGTTGGTTAAGTTGAACCGGGTTGTTACGGCAGATATGGCTGACATTTACCTGAAACTGGAGTTTTTTAACCCCGGGAGCAGCGTCAAGGACCGGATTGCTTTGGCGATGATTGAAGCGGCTGAACAGGAAGGGATCCTGAAACCGGGTGATACGATCATTGAGCCGACCAGCGGCAACACGGGGATCGGCTTGGCGATGGTAGCAGCGGCAAAAGGATACCGCGCGATCCTGGTCATGCCGGAGACGATGAGCATCGAGCGGCGCAACCTGCTGCGCGCCTATGGAGCGGAACTGGTGCTGACGCCTGGCAGTGAGGGCATGAAGGGAGCGATCCGCAAAGCGGAGGAAATCGTGCAAGAAAACCCCCATTACTTCATGCCGCAGCAGTTCCGTAACCCGGCCAACCCCAAGGTGCACCGTGAAACGACGGGGCAAGAGTTGCTGGCACAGGCGAAGGAGATCGGCGGGATCGATGCCTTCATCTCGGGCGTCGGGACAGGCGGCACGATTACCGGGGCGGGTCAAGTGCTGAAGGAAGCCTACCCCCACGTGCACATTGTCGCGGTAGAACCAGCCGCTTCACCGGTGCTGTCCGGCGGCAAACCGGGTCCGCACAAGATTCAGGGAATCGGGGCAGGTTTTGTACCGGAAATCCTGGATACGGAGATCTATGACGAGATCATTCAGGTGGAAAACGAGGAAGCGTTTGAAACCTCGCGCCTCGTCGCCCGCCAGGAAGGCGTGCTGGGCGGCATCTCTTCCGGGGCGGCGATCTTCGCCGCACTGAAGGTGGCCAAACGCTTGGGGCCCGGAAAGAAAGTGGTCGCGGTCATCCCCAGCAATGGCGAGCGCTACCTTTCCACACCGCTCTATCAATACGAAGAATAA